One part of the Amphiprion ocellaris isolate individual 3 ecotype Okinawa chromosome 24, ASM2253959v1, whole genome shotgun sequence genome encodes these proteins:
- the LOC111582730 gene encoding NACHT, LRR and PYD domains-containing protein 3-like — MTSEVLLNILDDLDDDQLSKFQWFLQKPNNVQGLPAITKSRLQTLDRCKTVDVMVETYGLQRAVQVTRVVLEKISRNDLLQRFPASSSGPEVHVSDVGETSENREPSSSQTQPPLPHTEDETVPVPEPCPIRYYQQKLQSNFQDTFKVTTEGWAADEQLLVDIYTEVYITAGRDVHVNTQHEVLQIDKVWKPSDTETQIQPRDIFKHPSGKDIPIRTVLTNGIAGIGKTFLVHKFVLDWAEERTNQDVHLIFPFTFRALNSLQGKEFGLAELIHFCIPETKDITVEALNYIFTALQSSGTSSYKKSRFKLLFVFDGLDESRLHLDFDVNNIPSVDVTKSTKVEVLLRELISGKLLRSARLWITTRPAAANQIPQNLVNTTTEVRGFTDPQKEEYFRKRSRDEEQASSIISHMKKSRSLHIMCHIPVFCWITVTVLEELLETREEGDLPRTLTEMYIEFLRFQIDHTKEKYGPEKCIQYIKSLAKLAFEQLQKGNLIFYEKDLRESGIDVSEASVYSGVFTEIFKAERRRKQENKVFSFVHLSVQEFLAALHVHLTFINSGINLLKQQTTSCWSEMFQSYSTVFYQTVVDEALQSPNGHLDLFLRFLLGLSLPTNQNLLPGLLTQTGSSSQTNQETVEYIKEKISENVSIERSINLFHCLNELKDVSLVEKIQQSLRSGRLSTDKLSPAQWSALGFSLLSSEEHLDVFDLKKYSASEEVLLRLLPVVKASKKVVLSDCNLSERSCGALSSVLSSQSSSVTELDLTNNNLQDSGVESLSAGLESPHCKLEALRSGLTL; from the exons ATGACATCAGAGGTGCTCTTGAACATCCTGGATGATCTGGATGATGATCAGTTGTCTAAATTCCAGTGGTTCCTGCAGAAACCCAACAATGTTCAAGGCCTCCCAGCCATCACAAAGAGCCGACTACAGACACTAGACAGGTGTAAAACTGTGGATGTGATGGTGGAGACTTATGGACTTCAGAGAGCTGTGCAGGTGACCAGGGTGGTTTTAGAGAAGATCTCCAGGAATGATCTGCTGCAGAGGTTTCCTGCCAGCAGCTCAGGACCAGAAG ttcaTGTCAGTGATGTTGGGGAGACTTCAGAGAACAGAGAACCTTCCTCCTCTCAGActcagcctcctcttcctcacactGAAG ATGAGACTGTTCCGGTACCAGAACCATGTCCCATCAGATATTACCAACAGAAGCTTCAGTCAAACTTCCAGGACACGTTTAAGGTTACAACAGAGGGGTGGGCAGCAGATGAGCAGCTTCTGGTTGATATCTACACAGAGGTGTACATCACAGCTGGCCGGGACGTGCACGTCAACACACAGCATGAGGTCCTACAGATTGACAAGGTGTGGAAGCcatcagacacagagacacagatccAACCCAGAGACATTTTCAAGCATCCTTCTGGAAAAGACATACCCATCAGAACAGTTCTGACCAATGGAATTGCAGGGATTGGAAAAACATTCCTCGTGCACAAGTTTGTGTTGGACTGGGCCGAAGAAAGAACCAATCAAGACGTCCATCTTATTTTCCCGTTCACTTTCCGTGCCCTGAATTCACTGCAGGGAAAAGAGTTTGGTTTGGCAGAGCTCATTCATTTCTGTATCCCAGAAACTAAAGACATCACAGTGGAGGCTCTGAATTACATCTTTACAGCTCTGCAGTCATCAGGAACCAGCAGCTACAAGAAGAGCAGattcaaactgctgtttgtgtttgatggaCTGGACGAGAGTCGCCTTCATCTGGACTTTGATGTCAACAACATTCCCTCTGTGGATGTAACAAAATCAACTAAAGTAGAAGTCCTGCTGAGAGAACTTATCAGTGGAAAACTGTTACGCTCAGCTCGCCTCTGGATAACCAcacgacctgcagcagccaatcagatccctcAAAACCTCGTCAACACTACAACAGAGGTTAGAGGGTTCACCGAcccacagaaggaggagtacttcaggaagagatccagagatgaggagcaggCCAGCAGTATCATCTCCCACATGAAGAAGTCACGaagcctccacatcatgtgccacatcccagtgttctgctggatcactgttacagttctggaggagctgctggaaaCCAGAGAGGAAGGAGATCTGCCCAGAACCCTGACTGAGATGTACATAGAGTTTCTAAGATTTCAGATAGATCACACAAAAGAAAAGTATGGTCCAGAGAAGTGCATTCAGTACATTAAGTCATTAGCTAAACTGGCTTTTGAACAGCTGCAAAAGGGCAACCTGATCTTCTATGAGAAAGATCTGAGAGAAAGTGGCATCGATGTGAGTGAAGCCTCAGTGTACTCAGGAGTGTTCACAGAGATCTTCAAAGCAGAGCGGAGACggaaacaggaaaacaaggTGTTCAGCTTTGTCCATCTGAGCgttcaggagtttctggctgctcttcatgtccatctGACCTTCATTAACTCTGGAATCAACTTGctcaaacaacaaacaacatccTGTTGGTCTGAAATGTTCCAAAGTTAttcaacagttttctaccagacAGTTGTGGACGAGGCCTTACAGAGTCCAAACGGACACCTGGACTTGTTCCTGCGCTTTCTCCTGGGTCTGTCACTGCCGACCAATCAGAATCTCCTACCAGGCCTGctgacacagacaggaagtagctCACAGACCAATCAGGAAACAGTGGAGTACATCAAGGAGAAGATCAGTGAGAATGTGTCTATAGAGAGAAGCATCAATCTGTTCCactgtctgaatgaactgaaggaTGTTTCTCTCGTGGAGAAGATCCAACAGTCCCTGAGATCAGGACGTCTGTCCACAGATAAACTGTCTCCTGCTCAGTGGTCAGCTCTGGGCTTCAGCTTACTGTCATCAGAAGAACATCTGGACGTGTTTGACCTGAAGAAATACTCTGCTTCAGAGGAGGTTCTTCTGAGGCTGCTGCCAGTGGTCAAAGCCTCCAAGAAAGTTGT actgagtgactgtaatctgtcagagagaagctgtggagctctgtcctcagtcctcagctcccagtcctccagtgtgacagagctggacctgactaacaacaacctgcaggattcaggagtggagagtctttctgctggactggagagtccacactgtaaactggaagctctcaggtcaggactcACACTTTGA